A window from Acinonyx jubatus isolate Ajub_Pintada_27869175 chromosome E1, VMU_Ajub_asm_v1.0, whole genome shotgun sequence encodes these proteins:
- the SNX11 gene encoding sorting nexin-11, with the protein MGFCCRMLENQEQEEVITVRVQDPRVQNEGSWNSYVDYKIFLHTNSKAFTAKTSCVRRRYREFVWLRKQLQRNAGLVPVPELPGKSTFFGSSDEFIEKRRQGLQHFLEKVLQSVVLLSDSQLHLFLQSQLSVPEIEACVQGRSPMTVSDAILHYAMSNCGWVQEERQGSSHLAKGDQPKSCCFLPRSGRRSSPSPPPREEKDHFEVWAPVVDSEAPSLESPPLPPSPSPSCCDFTRPDEGTSAPQPVRRAMAGDHAVPLDPGQLETVVEK; encoded by the exons ATGGGCTTTTGCTGTAGGATGTTGGAAAACCAAGAGCAGGAG GAGGTGATCACTGTGCGTGTTCAGGACCCCCGCGTGCAGAATGAGGGCTCCTGGAATTCTTATGTGGATTATAAGATATTTCTCCAC ACCAACAGCAAGGCCTTTACCGCCAAGACGTCCTGTGTGCGTCGCCGCTACCGTGAGTTCGTGTGGCTGAGAAAGCAGCTACAGAGAAATGCTGGTTTAGT CCCTGTACCTGAACTTCCTGGGAAGTCAACCTTCTTTGGCAGCTCAGATGAGTTCATTGAGAAGCGCCGGCAAGGTCTGCAGCACTTCCTGGAAAA GGTCCTGCAGAGTGTGGTCCTCCTGTCAGACAGCCAGTTACACCTCTTCCTGCAAAGCCAGCTCTCGGTGCCTGAGATCGAAGCCTGTGTCCAGGGCCGAAGCCCCATGACGGTTTCTGACGCCATTCTTCACTACGCTATGTCAAACTGTGGCTGGGTccaggaggagaggcagggttCTTCTCACCTGGCTAAAGGAGACCAGCCTAAGAG TTGCTGCTTTCTTCCACGATCGGGCAGGAGGAGCTCTCCCTCACCACCTCCCAGGGAAGAAAAGGACCATTTCGAGGTGTGGGCTCCCGTTGTTGACTCTGAAGCTCCTTCCTTGGAAAGCCCccctctgccaccctccccctCGCCATCATGCTGTGATTTTACAAGACCCGATGAGGGGACGTCTGCTCCTCAGCCAGTGAGGAGGGCCATGGCAGGGGACCATGCTGTGCCTTTGGACCCTGGGCAGTTAGAAACGGTTGTGGAGAAATGA